Part of the Acidobacteriota bacterium genome, ATGGGCCGGCGTTTGCTCCTCGTGCTGCTTGTGGGGCGGCCGGGCCGTGGGCAGGTAAAGGACCGCGTCCAGCTCCAGCTGCCGCCGCGCCGCCAGCACCGGCACCAGATGGCCACGGTGGGGCGGATCGAAGCTGCCGCCGAACAGTCCCACGCGCCTCATCCCGCCCCATCCCCTGGGGAGGATTCCTCCTCGGCGGGCTCACTCTCCTGACCGCTGGCCCGCTCCGCCCGCCGCTCCGCGGCCTCTTCCGCCGCCCGCTGCTCGTCCACTTCGTCCAGCAGCCGGCGAATCTCCCCCACCAGGGGCTTGAGGCCGTCCCGGGTGGCGGAGCTGATCTCCAGGTACGGCAGCTCCCGCTGCTCCGCCGCCGCCTGCAGCTGAGCCCGGCGCTCCTCGCGCACCGCATCCGCCTTGCTGCCGACAATGATCCGGGGCCGGTCGATGAGGTCGGTGCTGTAGGCCTTGAGCTCCTCCTCCACCGTCAACAGGTCGGCGGCGGCGTCGCTCTCCTCCTCCAGCGAGGACAGATCCACCAGATGCACCAGCACCCGGCAGCGCTCGGCGTGGCGCAGGAAGCGGGTCCCCAGCCCTGCACCGCCGGCGGCCCCCTCGATCAGCCCCGGCAGATCCGCCAGCACCATGGGCTCCTCATAATCGCTGAGGGCGACCACACCGAGCTGCGGCGACAGGGTGGTGAAGGGATAGCCGGCGACCTTGGGTCGGGCGGAGGATAGGGTGCTCAGGAGGGTCGACTTGCCGGCGTTGGGCAGGCCCACCAGACCGACGTCCGCCAGCAGCTTGAGCTGCAGCCGCAGGGAGCGCTCCTCGCCCGGCCGCCCTGGCTCATGATGCCGCGGCGCGCGATTGGTGGAGGTGGCGAAGCGGGCGTTGCCCCGCCCCCCCAGCCCGCCGGCGGCCACCCGCAGGCGCTGGCCGTCCTCCAACACCTCGCCCACGAGGGCTTCCGTGGCCTCGTCGTAGACCTGGGTGCCCAGGGGAACCCGCAGCTCCAGATCTTCACCGGTCCGGCCGGTCTTGTTGGAGCCCTCGCCGTGGTGGCCCCGTTCCGCCACGTAGGCGCCGGGAACCCGCAGATGGTAGAGGGTGTTGAGACCACCGTCCCCCACCAGATACACCGATCCCCCATGCCCCCCGTCGCCGCCGGAGGGACCGCCCCGGGGGACGAACTTCTCGCGGCGAAAGGCCAAACAGCCGTTCCCCCCGTCGCCACCGCGAACGGGGATCACAGCTTCGTCGATGAAAATCAAGGTGGGCTGGGAGGGGGAGGTGGGA contains:
- the obgE gene encoding GTPase ObgE, which produces MIFIDEAVIPVRGGDGGNGCLAFRREKFVPRGGPSGGDGGHGGSVYLVGDGGLNTLYHLRVPGAYVAERGHHGEGSNKTGRTGEDLELRVPLGTQVYDEATEALVGEVLEDGQRLRVAAGGLGGRGNARFATSTNRAPRHHEPGRPGEERSLRLQLKLLADVGLVGLPNAGKSTLLSTLSSARPKVAGYPFTTLSPQLGVVALSDYEEPMVLADLPGLIEGAAGGAGLGTRFLRHAERCRVLVHLVDLSSLEEESDAAADLLTVEEELKAYSTDLIDRPRIIVGSKADAVREERRAQLQAAAEQRELPYLEISSATRDGLKPLVGEIRRLLDEVDEQRAAEEAAERRAERASGQESEPAEEESSPGDGAG